From Desmodus rotundus isolate HL8 chromosome 12, HLdesRot8A.1, whole genome shotgun sequence, one genomic window encodes:
- the PEX11B gene encoding peroxisomal membrane protein 11B, with amino-acid sequence MDAWVRFSAQSQARERLCRAAQYACSLLGHTLQKSGASSELQKQIRQLEGHLSLGRKLLRLGNSADALESAKRAVHLSDVVLRFCITVSHINRALYFACDNVLWAGKSGLAPGVDQEKWAQRSFRYYLFSLIMNLSRDAYEIRLLMEQESSVYSRRQKGSGGGVTGGIETWGSGVPGTPGGGLPQLAMKLQLQVLLLARVLRGHPPLLLDVVRNACDLFIPLDKLGLWHSGPGIVGLCGLISSILSILTLICPWLRLKP; translated from the exons ATGGATGCCTGGGTCCGCTTCAGTGCTCAGAGCCAGGCCCGGGAGCGGCTGTGTAG AGCCGCCCAGTACGCCTGCTCTCTTCTTGGTCACACACTGCAGAAAAGTGGGGCCAGTTCCGAGTTACAGAAACAGATTCGACAACTGGAGGGTCATCTGAGCCTAGGAAGAAAGC TTCTACGGCTGGGTAACTCAGCAGATGCCCTTGAGTCAGCCAAACGAGCTGTACACCTATCAGATGTTGTCCTAAGATTCTGCATCACTGTTAGTCACATCAATCGAGCCTTGTACTTTGCCTGTGACAATGTCCTGTGGGCTGGAAAGTCTGGACTAGCTCCCGGTGTGGATCAGGAGAAGTGGGCCCAGCGTTCATTCAG GTACTATCTGTTTTCACTCATCATGAATTTGAGCCGTGATGCTTATGAGATTCGCCTACTGATGGAACAAGAGTCTTCAGTTTATAGCCGGCGACAGAAGGGTTCTGGAGGGGGAGTCACAGGAGGAATTGAAACTTGGGGATCTGGggttccaggaactccaggaggAGGCCTGCCCCAACTGGCTATGAAGCTTCAGCTCCAAGTCCTTCTTCTGGCTCGGGTCCTTCGGGGTCATCCGCCCCTTCTGCTGGATGTAGTCAGAAATGCCTGTGATCTCTTCATTCCACTGGACAAACTAGGCCTCTGGCACAGTGGCCCTGGCATTGTGGGGCTTTGTGGCCTCATATCCTCCATCCTGTCTATTCTAACCCTAATCTGTCCTTGGCTACGACTCAAGCCCTGA